One window of Magallana gigas chromosome 2, xbMagGiga1.1, whole genome shotgun sequence genomic DNA carries:
- the LOC136272256 gene encoding tripartite motif-containing protein 2-like — protein MKPTETASTKHYSTRDWTPISIHSSHINGDILVGMRKDGGGARVTRYNKKGEEIQNIQKDNKGQELYGTTHYITENINGDTCTSDYDNKTVVVVNKSGQRRFSYTGQRSKRSKIPPYGIRTNVIGHILVSDFMSDSVHILDQNGKYLSKLLTPQELDCPISLLVDDENDIHVGQCNTNKVTVYKYLQRYFA, from the exons ATGAAACCCACGGAGACTGCTTCAACAAAGCATTATAGTACAA gaGACTGGACACCAATCAGCATACACTCCTCCCACATCAACGGGGACATACTGGTGGGGATGAGAAAGGATGGTGGAGGGGCTAGAGTCACCAGGTACAACAAGAAAGGAGaagaaatacagaacatacagaAGGACAACAAAGGACAGGAACTGTATGGTACAACACactacatcacagaaaacatcaacGGTGATACCTGTACATCAGATTATGACAACAAAACCGTAGTGGTGGTAAATAAATCAGGACAACGCAGATTCTCCTACACTGGTCAGAGGTCAAAGAGGTCAAAGATTCCCCCCTATGGTATACGTACTAATGTCATCGGTCACATTCTGGTCTCTGATTTTATGAGTGACTCTGTTCATATTCTAGATCAGAACGgtaaatatttgtcaaaattaCTCACACCACAAGAGTTAGATTGTCCCATAAGTTTATTGGTGGATGATGAGAACGATATTCATGTTGGACAATGTAACACTAACAAAGTGACAGTGTACAAGTATTTACAAAGATATTTCGCATAA